A region of the Oceanococcus sp. HetDA_MAG_MS8 genome:
CGGCACCGGCGGCACCTTGCACTTCATTGTTAACAACCAGATCGGCTTCACGACTCCCAACCCTATTGAGGCCCACCACGGCCGTGAAGCACGTACCTCTCTGTACTGCACCGACATTGCCAAAATGTTGGAGTCGCCGGTCTTCCACGTGAATGCCGATGATCCGGAGGCTGTGGTCTTCGTGACCAAACTGGCAGCGGACTACCGCGCCAAATTTGGCAAGGATGTATTCATCGACCTGATTTGCTATCGCCGTCATGGCCATAATGAAGCCGATGAACCAGCCGTCACGCAGCCGCAGATGTATGCGGTCATCCGCAAAATGGAGACCACGCGGGCGCTGTACGCTAAATCTTTGATCAACCGCAACGTTGTTAAAGAAGGCGCCGCTGAACAACTGGCCGAAGACTATCGCGCTGGTCTGGACCAAGGCGTCAACATCGCGCGCAAGACGCTCGGGATGGTGGGCAATGAGTACACCGTAGACTGGTCTAAGTACTCTCCGGATGATCAGAACACAGACTTCGAGAGTGGGGTGCCGCTAGATAAGCTGCGCGAACTCAGCGAAAAGATGCTGCAGTTGCCTGAAAACTTCAGCTTGCACAATCGGGTACAACGTATCTGGAAGGACCGCGCCAAAATGGCCGCAGGCGGTGCGCCATTGGATTGGGGCTTTGCCGAAACCATGGCTTACGCCAGCCTGCTTGATAGCGGACATAACGTACGGCTGACGGGACAGGATTCGGGTCGCGGAACGTTCTTCCATCGCCACGCCACCGTGCACAACCAAAACGAGCTCGGCGAATTCACGCCGCTCAGCCAAGTAGGGCCCGGCCATTTTGAGGTTCTGGAAACCCTACTTAGCGAAGAGGGTGTATTGGGCTTTGAGTATGGTTACAGCACCGCTTCACCTGATACTTTGGTGATTTGGGAGGCCCAATTTGGAGACTTTGGCAACGGCGCACAAGTGCTGGTTGACCAGTTCATCTCCTCGGGTTACGCCAAATGGGGCCGGCTCTGCGGTCTCACCATGTTCCTTCCTCATGGCTATGAGGGGCAGGGTCCGGAGCATAGTTCGGCGCGTCTGGAGCGTTTTCTACAGCTTTGCGCCCAACGGAATATGCAAGTCTGCGTGCCATCGACCCCGGCGCAGATGTTCCATATGCTGCGTCGTCAGCAGTTGCGCAGCATGCGCGCGCCGCTGGTGGTGATGACGCCCAAGAGCCTGCTGCGTCATCCATTGTCGGTATCGACCTTGGAAGATTTAACCGACGGCAGTTTCCAAAACATCATTGGTGAAATCGATGATTTACCGGTGAAGTCGGTCAAGCGGCTCGTGTTCTGCAGTGGCAAGGTGTATTACGACCTCTACAAGGCCCGCCAGGAACGCGAGATCACCGATGTGGCCCTCATTCGGATTGAACAGCTGTATCCCTTCCCTGAGGACGAGTTCGCAAAGATCTTGAAGAAATATCCACAGGCCAAGGATATTGTGTGGTGTCAGGAGGAGCCTGAAAATCAGGGAGCTTGGTACCAAATTAAACACCGGTTGCACCAACCACTGGATGATAATAAGCACACCTTGTTGTATGCCTCCCGGCCAGGGGCAGCATCTACAGCCACAGGTTATATGTCCTTGCACGTTCGCCAACAAGAACACCTTATTGAACAGGCCCTGAGCGGTGGATCGCCGCTCAAGGGTCTGTCTTGAATCACGCCCTAGCCACGCAATAGAAATTTCGGAGAAAAAATGAGCATCGAAATCAAGGTTCCCGCCTTGCCGGAGTCCGTCGCGGAAGCCACCATCGCCACTTGGCATAAGGCCGAAGGCGACGCGGTGGGTCGCGACGAAAATGTGGTGGACTTGGAAACCGACAAGGTTATGCTGGAGGTGCCAGCTACGGCGGCCGGCAAGCTAGTCAAGGTGTTGAAGGGCGAAGGCGATACCGTTGTTGCCGGCGATGTCCTAGCCGTCTTGGAAGAAGGCGAAGTCGCTGCGAGCACTGACAACAAAGCAGAAGAAAAGACCAGCGAAGAGCCGTCCAGTAGTAGCAGTAATGGTGACGCACCAGACCCGGGCCCAGCAGTGCGTAAATTGCTTGCAGAGAATGGTCTGCAGGCCTCAGATGTCAATGGCACGGGCAAGGGTGGCCGCGTTACGCGTAAAGACGTAGAAGCCCACCTGGCACAATCCAGCAAGGCCAATGCACCGACCCAGGCTGCGCCAGCGGCTCAACCCAGCTCCGAAGCCAAGGCGGACCTGCCCGATGTCACCAGCTCGGACCGGGTCGAGCAACGGGTGCCCATGACCCGTATCCGTGCACGCATTGCTGAGCGCTTGGTCGAAGCGCAGCAAACCGCAGCCATGCTCACCACCTTCAACGAAGTGGATCTGCTCGCGGTCGACAAGTTGCGCAAACAATATCGTGACTCTTTTGAGAAGAATCACGGCGTGCGCCTGGGATACATGAGCTTCTTCGTCAAAGCCACGATTGAAGCCCTCAAGCGCTACCCCATCCTCAATGCATCGGTCGATGGCAGCGATATCGTTTATCACGGCCACTATGACATTGGCGTCGCCGTTAGCTCGCCACGCGGCTTGGTTGTGCCAGTGCTGCGTGCCGCCGATAAGCTCAGTTTCGCTGAGATTGAATCTGGCATTGGTGACCTGGGTCGTAAAGCGCGCGACAACAAGCTGAGCTTGGATGATCTTAGCGGTGGGACCTTCTCCATCACCAATGGCGGGGTCTTCGGTTCCATGCTCTCCACGCCCATTCTCAACCCGCCGCAAAGCGGTATCTTGGGCATGCACGGCATCAACAAACGGCCGGTGGTCGTCGGGGATGAGATTGTCGTAAGGCCAATGATGTATCTGGCACTCACGTATGATCACCGCATCATTGACGGACGGGAGGCTGTCATGTTCCTGCGCACCATCAAGGAAGTGTTGGAAGATCCCGCCCGCATGTTGCTGGAAATCTAGCCCCGAAGCCTGCCTACAGAGATTGCGAGCGAGAGAACCATGAGCAAGGATTACGACGTTATTGTCATCGGCGGGGGTCCCGCCGGTTATGTGGCTGCCATTCGCGCCGCCCAACTGGGATTGAAAACTGCCTGTATTGACGCCTGGCTGAACCGCGACGACACCCCCGCCTTCGGTGGCACCTGCCTCAATGCTGGATGTATTCCATCCAAGGCCATGCTGGAGTCCAGTGAGCTATTCCACAAGGCGCAGCATGAGTTTGCGACCCACGGCATCGAGGTGGGGAAGGTCAAGCTGAATTTGGAGGCCATGCAAGAGCGTAAGGCCGGGATTACCAAACAGCTCACCAGTGGCATCCAAGGCCTATTCAAAGCCAATAAGGTGGATGGACTACACGGCAAGGGCTGCATCCAGGGTAGTGGTGAGGTGGAGTACACCGACCTTGAGGGTGAGAGCAAAACCCTCAGCTGCGAGCACATCATTGTGGCAAGCGGCTCCGCACCCACCCAGTTGCCTATGGCCAAATTCGACGGTAAGCACATACTGGACTCCTGGGACGCGCTCGATCTGGATGCGGTACCCAAGAAACTCGGAGTGATCGGTGCGGGCGTGATTGGCACCGAGCTGGGCTCCGTATGGTCCCGTCTAGGCTCGGAAGTGGTGCTGTTGGAGGCCATGGAAAGCTTCCTGGACGGTATTGCAGATTCCGCCATTGCCAAAGATGCTCTGCGTCAATTCGGCAAGCAGG
Encoded here:
- a CDS encoding 2-oxoglutarate dehydrogenase E1 component, which produces MLCIPKSYNGRPTVHGDLIKKQWAGTPLSGSHSGYVDALYEEFLKNPQNVEPSWREYFEANTDLAQPDVPHAPIRESFVALAQERDRRARRGVGMAPEAATKQAGVLRLINYYRVRGHQAANLDPLGLTEKPMLRDLDPAFHGLSDQDLDTEFNTGSLVAPERLPLRDIIALCQEVYTGSIGAEYMYITETAEKRWIQQRLEGAAFQPKLSQDEQKNLLMQLTAAEGIERYLHTKYVGQKRFSLEGGESLIPALDTALHTGVKAGTEEAVIGMAHRGRLNVLVNILGKSPADLFAEFEGKHISDEDIWASGDVKYHMGFSTDVEIEDKRCHLVLAFNPSHLEIVNPVVQGSVRARQDRRNDEDGSEILPILIHGDAAFAGQGVVMETLQLSNSQGYGTGGTLHFIVNNQIGFTTPNPIEAHHGREARTSLYCTDIAKMLESPVFHVNADDPEAVVFVTKLAADYRAKFGKDVFIDLICYRRHGHNEADEPAVTQPQMYAVIRKMETTRALYAKSLINRNVVKEGAAEQLAEDYRAGLDQGVNIARKTLGMVGNEYTVDWSKYSPDDQNTDFESGVPLDKLRELSEKMLQLPENFSLHNRVQRIWKDRAKMAAGGAPLDWGFAETMAYASLLDSGHNVRLTGQDSGRGTFFHRHATVHNQNELGEFTPLSQVGPGHFEVLETLLSEEGVLGFEYGYSTASPDTLVIWEAQFGDFGNGAQVLVDQFISSGYAKWGRLCGLTMFLPHGYEGQGPEHSSARLERFLQLCAQRNMQVCVPSTPAQMFHMLRRQQLRSMRAPLVVMTPKSLLRHPLSVSTLEDLTDGSFQNIIGEIDDLPVKSVKRLVFCSGKVYYDLYKARQEREITDVALIRIEQLYPFPEDEFAKILKKYPQAKDIVWCQEEPENQGAWYQIKHRLHQPLDDNKHTLLYASRPGAASTATGYMSLHVRQQEHLIEQALSGGSPLKGLS
- the odhB gene encoding 2-oxoglutarate dehydrogenase complex dihydrolipoyllysine-residue succinyltransferase, producing MSIEIKVPALPESVAEATIATWHKAEGDAVGRDENVVDLETDKVMLEVPATAAGKLVKVLKGEGDTVVAGDVLAVLEEGEVAASTDNKAEEKTSEEPSSSSSNGDAPDPGPAVRKLLAENGLQASDVNGTGKGGRVTRKDVEAHLAQSSKANAPTQAAPAAQPSSEAKADLPDVTSSDRVEQRVPMTRIRARIAERLVEAQQTAAMLTTFNEVDLLAVDKLRKQYRDSFEKNHGVRLGYMSFFVKATIEALKRYPILNASVDGSDIVYHGHYDIGVAVSSPRGLVVPVLRAADKLSFAEIESGIGDLGRKARDNKLSLDDLSGGTFSITNGGVFGSMLSTPILNPPQSGILGMHGINKRPVVVGDEIVVRPMMYLALTYDHRIIDGREAVMFLRTIKEVLEDPARMLLEI